A single region of the Paramicrobacterium fandaimingii genome encodes:
- a CDS encoding ABC transporter substrate-binding protein, producing MKLRHSTPGSARIGALLALTAVAVSATLTGCSPASSGGEEQNGQDVIPLVVARGQVNIENAILAQEQGFFSDAGLDVTMKVGQGAD from the coding sequence ATGAAGCTTCGACACAGTACGCCTGGCTCCGCCCGAATCGGAGCCCTACTCGCCCTCACCGCCGTCGCGGTATCGGCGACTCTGACCGGCTGCTCCCCCGCCTCGTCAGGTGGCGAAGAGCAGAACGGCCAAGACGTCATTCCTTTGGTCGTTGCGCGCGGTCAGGTCAACATCGAAAACGCCATTCTGGCCCAGGAGCAAGGCTTCTTCAGCGATGCCGGACTGGACGTCACCATGAAGGTGGGCCAAGGCGCCGACTGA
- a CDS encoding IclR family transcriptional regulator: MKAEETPAPVKSGSRYRIEALGKGLDVLRLFDESVTALKLREICDRTGIPMPTAFRVVATLEEDGFLERLPDGSIRPGVAVLTLGSAALRGSSLVQLSEQPLRHLAEQTSETVNLGVLVGDQVLYLARLRNSDLVTANIQVGSTLPAAYTSMGKLLLAYLGDEELDAALVNHDFGTAAGPNAATSVDDLRKRLAVIREQGYAVQDQEVAAGLRSVSVPIFGRGSAPAAAINIAVASSRHDVNSLRGLLLDRLRSTADAISRLLRAT; this comes from the coding sequence ATGAAAGCTGAAGAGACTCCCGCGCCCGTCAAATCGGGCAGCCGGTACCGCATCGAAGCCCTCGGAAAGGGACTGGATGTGCTGCGGCTCTTCGACGAATCTGTCACCGCTCTGAAGCTCCGCGAGATCTGCGATCGCACCGGCATCCCTATGCCGACGGCCTTCCGGGTCGTCGCGACTCTCGAAGAGGACGGGTTCCTGGAACGCCTCCCCGATGGTTCGATCCGGCCGGGTGTCGCGGTGTTGACGCTCGGATCCGCCGCGCTGCGGGGCTCCAGCCTCGTGCAGTTGAGCGAGCAGCCGCTGAGGCATCTGGCCGAGCAGACCAGTGAGACCGTGAACCTCGGCGTGCTCGTCGGCGACCAGGTGCTGTACCTGGCGCGGCTGCGCAACTCCGACCTCGTGACCGCCAATATTCAGGTGGGATCGACGCTTCCGGCTGCGTACACATCGATGGGCAAGCTGCTGCTCGCCTATCTCGGTGACGAAGAATTGGATGCCGCACTCGTGAATCACGACTTCGGGACGGCTGCGGGACCCAACGCCGCGACATCGGTCGATGACCTTCGCAAACGGCTGGCCGTGATCCGCGAGCAGGGTTACGCGGTGCAGGACCAAGAGGTGGCCGCGGGCCTGCGGTCGGTGTCGGTGCCGATCTTCGGTCGGGGCTCCGCGCCCGCTGCGGCAATCAACATCGCTGTCGCCTCGTCGCGTCATGACGTCAACTCGCTGCGCGGTTTGCTCCTTGACCGGCTGCGCTCGACGGCCGATGCCATCTCGCGGCTGCTGCGCGCGACCTGA
- a CDS encoding SDR family NAD(P)-dependent oxidoreductase encodes MSVEAMIETASSADWLGLHGTRVLVAGAGGIGGACALAYAAAGAVVAVVDRDPQALESIGEKLATAGARHKLIQADLTEHDTGARVTAQVIEHLGGIDVLLHAVGINDRRPILDFTEDEWDRILRVNLSSVFGLAQSVGRHMVERGYGRILALSSVSGILAHHSHGPYAASKGGINQLLRVMAREWASAGVTVNALAPGYIETPLTAGELAKPGKRQNLESLVPAGRLGTPDEVTGPALFLSSPRAAFITGHVLYIDGGRTLV; translated from the coding sequence ATGTCCGTTGAGGCCATGATCGAGACCGCTTCGAGCGCCGACTGGCTCGGACTCCACGGAACTCGCGTGCTCGTGGCCGGTGCCGGCGGGATCGGAGGGGCATGCGCTCTCGCGTACGCCGCGGCGGGAGCAGTCGTCGCCGTCGTCGACCGCGATCCTCAAGCGCTCGAGTCGATCGGCGAGAAGCTCGCCACTGCGGGTGCCCGCCACAAGCTCATCCAGGCCGACCTCACCGAGCACGACACGGGAGCGCGCGTCACGGCCCAAGTCATCGAGCATCTTGGCGGAATTGACGTCCTCCTTCACGCCGTCGGCATCAACGACCGCCGCCCGATCCTCGACTTCACCGAAGACGAATGGGATCGCATCCTTCGCGTAAACCTTTCGTCAGTTTTCGGGCTCGCACAATCGGTCGGCCGCCACATGGTCGAGCGGGGCTACGGACGCATCCTCGCCCTGTCGAGCGTCTCGGGTATTCTCGCGCACCATTCCCATGGCCCGTACGCGGCGTCGAAGGGCGGCATCAATCAACTGCTGCGCGTCATGGCTCGTGAGTGGGCGTCGGCTGGGGTGACCGTGAACGCACTCGCCCCCGGATATATCGAGACTCCGCTCACCGCGGGGGAACTTGCCAAACCAGGCAAGCGCCAGAATCTCGAGTCCCTGGTGCCGGCAGGCCGCCTCGGCACGCCCGACGAGGTGACGGGCCCCGCCCTGTTCTTGTCATCGCCCCGGGCTGCGTTCATCACAGGGCACGTGCTGTACATCGACGGCGGACGCACGCTCGTCTGA
- a CDS encoding family 78 glycoside hydrolase catalytic domain yields the protein MSARVSECRDLRVEYLRAPIGIGTRRPRFSWIVDHAQDTYELEVSTRDGRLVWTAGPVESAETSLVEYAGDEIASNTVYVWRVRSRTADGAWTPWAESSFETALLDAADWVAAWVEPAQQDTLVERWSIVDWIRGLGPDTALEDRLRPPQLLRQRVKVHDGLSRARLYATARGVYSAFVNGIRADDQVLAPGSDAYEHRLSVQAYDITAALTAGENVLGVALADGWWAGRLGLTGSSGQFGTRLSAIWQLHLDYADGTSQTVASGGDVRSAVGPWEYADLFVGERFDRRAVPAGWDRAGFDDGDWMPVTEVSRDHELLRPFTGEPIRRILELPAVAITETADGTIVDFGQVIAGRVRLHLHDTTPGQRVVIEHTEVLAADGSWFDNIVGINKEQRDVFIAAGGDDEWEPEFTFHGFRYARVSGLSAPLPAEDIVAVVIASDLEQTGAFTASDARLDRLHQNVVWSQRGNFLSVPTDCPQRERAGWTGDIQAFVGAASNNAQVVPFLSRWLDNLRADQLPDGRIPIFSPRSPFDADAAARADGIGSIVAAAGWSDAIATVPWTMYERYGDRRVLEENYDAMLRWIEFQKTAASSGLPDALVDADLSDERLRRQSLLYNTGMHFGDWLTPSTMEGRPIHEAIGIAPALTSEYVAPMFQAQTLTIAALAAKVLGKKSDAAVFTARAADVRSAFAAEHIDAEGDLPILLQGVYVLALAFDMVPTELRSRTAERLVNMIRERGDRLDTGFLSTPYLLDVLWDSGYPGVARSLLWQSEMPSWLYEVDNGATTIWESWDAITPGGEIRAMSFNHYAQGSVDDWLHRRVAGIRPTSPGYRTAVLEPDFEIGVDHVRAHVGTPYGPLAVEWTRAGDSISVITNVPHGVAATLKTGQTQRTLSPGVNSHQFPLNAVHTVHR from the coding sequence ATGAGCGCGCGGGTCTCCGAATGCCGCGACTTGCGCGTGGAATATCTGCGCGCGCCGATCGGCATCGGCACGCGCAGGCCGCGGTTCTCGTGGATCGTTGATCACGCGCAGGACACGTACGAACTCGAGGTCTCGACTCGCGACGGTCGCCTCGTCTGGACTGCTGGTCCAGTCGAGAGCGCAGAGACCTCGCTGGTCGAGTACGCCGGTGACGAGATCGCCTCGAACACGGTCTACGTCTGGCGCGTGCGCAGCCGCACTGCCGACGGCGCATGGACCCCGTGGGCCGAATCATCGTTCGAGACCGCTCTTCTGGATGCAGCGGATTGGGTTGCCGCCTGGGTCGAGCCTGCACAACAGGACACACTCGTCGAGCGGTGGAGCATCGTCGACTGGATTCGTGGCCTTGGCCCGGACACTGCGCTGGAGGACCGACTCCGACCGCCTCAGCTGCTGCGGCAGAGGGTGAAGGTCCACGACGGGCTTTCGCGGGCCCGCCTGTACGCCACAGCGCGCGGCGTGTATTCCGCGTTCGTCAACGGCATACGCGCCGACGATCAGGTGCTCGCGCCCGGATCCGATGCATACGAGCACCGGCTCTCCGTGCAGGCCTACGACATCACCGCCGCGCTCACCGCAGGAGAGAACGTTCTCGGCGTTGCGCTCGCCGACGGCTGGTGGGCGGGACGGCTCGGGCTGACCGGATCGAGCGGGCAGTTCGGCACCCGACTCTCGGCAATCTGGCAGCTCCACCTCGACTACGCGGATGGCACGAGCCAAACCGTCGCTTCCGGCGGCGACGTCCGCAGCGCCGTCGGCCCGTGGGAGTATGCCGACCTCTTCGTCGGCGAGCGGTTCGACCGCCGTGCCGTTCCCGCCGGGTGGGACCGTGCCGGCTTCGACGACGGCGACTGGATGCCGGTGACGGAGGTGAGCCGCGACCACGAGTTGCTGCGGCCCTTCACGGGTGAGCCAATACGACGCATCCTCGAACTCCCCGCCGTCGCGATCACCGAAACGGCGGACGGGACGATCGTCGACTTCGGCCAGGTCATCGCGGGGCGCGTGCGGCTGCACCTACATGACACGACGCCGGGACAACGCGTCGTCATCGAGCACACCGAGGTCCTCGCGGCAGACGGATCTTGGTTCGACAACATCGTCGGCATCAACAAGGAGCAGCGGGACGTGTTCATCGCCGCTGGCGGCGACGACGAGTGGGAGCCCGAGTTCACATTCCACGGTTTCCGGTATGCGCGGGTGAGCGGGCTCTCGGCGCCGTTGCCCGCAGAGGACATCGTCGCAGTCGTGATCGCCAGTGACCTCGAGCAGACCGGGGCATTCACGGCATCCGATGCTCGCCTTGATCGCCTGCACCAGAACGTGGTCTGGAGCCAGCGCGGCAACTTCCTGTCTGTGCCGACCGACTGCCCGCAGCGGGAGCGCGCGGGCTGGACCGGCGACATCCAAGCGTTCGTCGGGGCGGCGAGCAACAACGCGCAGGTCGTGCCGTTCCTCTCGCGCTGGCTCGATAACCTGCGCGCCGACCAGCTGCCTGACGGTCGCATTCCGATATTCTCGCCGCGTTCGCCGTTCGACGCGGACGCTGCCGCGCGCGCGGATGGAATCGGCTCGATCGTCGCCGCGGCCGGCTGGAGCGACGCGATCGCGACAGTGCCATGGACAATGTATGAGCGATACGGCGATCGTCGCGTGCTCGAGGAGAACTATGACGCAATGCTGCGCTGGATCGAGTTTCAGAAAACTGCAGCATCGTCTGGCCTCCCCGATGCCCTCGTCGACGCCGACCTTTCCGATGAGCGCCTCCGCAGGCAATCACTGCTCTACAACACCGGCATGCACTTCGGCGACTGGCTTACACCGAGCACGATGGAGGGCCGCCCGATCCACGAGGCGATCGGCATCGCCCCGGCGCTCACCTCCGAATACGTTGCGCCGATGTTCCAGGCACAGACGCTCACAATCGCCGCTCTCGCAGCGAAGGTGCTCGGCAAAAAATCGGATGCTGCGGTGTTCACAGCACGCGCTGCCGACGTGCGTTCAGCCTTCGCTGCCGAGCACATTGACGCCGAGGGAGATCTTCCCATTCTCCTGCAAGGTGTGTATGTGCTCGCCCTCGCGTTCGACATGGTCCCGACCGAACTCCGCTCGCGCACGGCGGAACGGCTTGTGAACATGATCAGAGAGCGCGGTGATCGGCTCGACACAGGCTTCCTCTCAACTCCGTATCTGCTCGATGTGCTGTGGGACAGCGGCTACCCGGGTGTCGCTCGCTCACTGCTCTGGCAGTCCGAGATGCCCTCCTGGTTGTACGAAGTAGACAACGGTGCCACGACGATCTGGGAGAGCTGGGACGCGATTACGCCGGGAGGCGAGATCCGTGCAATGTCGTTCAACCACTATGCGCAAGGGAGCGTCGACGATTGGCTGCACCGTCGCGTCGCCGGCATCCGACCGACCTCACCTGGGTACCGTACAGCAGTCCTTGAGCCCGACTTCGAAATTGGAGTCGACCATGTGCGTGCGCATGTCGGCACGCCTTACGGGCCACTGGCTGTCGAGTGGACGCGCGCAGGTGATTCGATCTCCGTCATCACCAATGTGCCTCATGGTGTGGCTGCAACACTCAAAACAGGCCAGACTCAGCGCACACTCTCCCCTGGAGTGAACTCTCATCAGTTCCCTCTCAACGCCGTTCATACAGTGCATAGGTAA
- a CDS encoding phosphotriesterase family protein has translation MTGDGVRHPVPTFTGDVDGTELGMTLIHEHVFVGDPELDLSLPHPEWDEDAAIERAVAGFTRLHELGVDTVVDLTVPGLGRNVERVRRVAERVPVRLVASTGYYTSDVLPHFFHLNGPGLLVDGPDPLVALFIDDISRGIAGTSIRAGMIKVASDAGGITPDVEHVFTAASIAHLETGVPITTHSHAPSRGGIEQQRMLSQLGVPLDRVVIGHSGDSTDIDYLRELADNGSFLGFDRFGMAHTGTDSDRIRMLLSMLELGYEHQLVLSHDAAFFSRITPPSWRAEHAPNWQMEHLSRHVLPELRRSGVDDDTRRLLTVENPRRALTGR, from the coding sequence GTGACGGGTGACGGAGTGCGGCATCCGGTACCGACGTTCACCGGTGACGTCGACGGCACGGAGCTCGGGATGACCCTCATTCACGAGCACGTGTTCGTCGGCGACCCGGAACTCGATCTCAGTCTTCCGCATCCTGAATGGGATGAGGATGCCGCGATCGAGCGCGCCGTCGCCGGTTTCACCCGCCTGCACGAGCTTGGAGTGGACACGGTGGTGGATCTCACCGTGCCAGGGCTCGGGCGCAATGTGGAACGCGTGCGACGCGTCGCCGAACGCGTGCCAGTGCGCCTCGTGGCCTCAACGGGCTACTACACAAGCGACGTTTTGCCGCACTTCTTCCACCTCAACGGTCCGGGCCTCCTCGTGGATGGCCCGGACCCGCTCGTCGCGCTGTTCATCGACGACATCTCGCGAGGCATCGCCGGTACCAGCATCCGTGCCGGAATGATCAAGGTGGCATCGGATGCTGGCGGAATCACTCCAGATGTCGAGCACGTCTTCACGGCAGCGAGCATCGCGCACCTCGAGACGGGAGTGCCGATCACCACTCATTCGCACGCGCCCAGCCGCGGGGGTATTGAACAGCAGCGGATGCTGTCGCAGCTCGGTGTGCCGCTTGACCGCGTGGTGATCGGGCACAGCGGCGACTCGACAGACATCGACTATCTTCGGGAGCTCGCCGACAACGGATCGTTTCTCGGCTTCGACCGATTCGGCATGGCACACACGGGAACGGACAGTGACCGCATCCGGATGCTTCTTTCGATGCTGGAGCTCGGGTACGAACACCAACTCGTGCTCTCGCACGATGCCGCGTTCTTCAGCCGAATCACACCGCCGTCGTGGCGGGCGGAGCATGCACCGAACTGGCAGATGGAACACCTGTCGCGTCACGTGCTGCCCGAGCTGCGACGGAGCGGGGTTGATGATGACACACGTCGGCTGCTGACCGTCGAGAACCCGCGGCGTGCCCTCACGGGACGATGA
- a CDS encoding carboxymuconolactone decarboxylase family protein, which produces MAPRIRPLTPAELTPGQFALYAAITAGPRAAGPQHFALTAEDGSLRGPFDALLRSPAVGGAQQELGSAIRYRSGLTDRTRELAILLVAAHQHSAFERDAHEAIARALGFTEAELLAIRALDVSGFDECDRIIGRAVIELLDGDVSDATWAAASGSCGIDRFFDLTALVGYYMTLALQLRVFRVE; this is translated from the coding sequence ATGGCGCCCCGCATTCGCCCGCTCACGCCTGCCGAGTTGACGCCCGGTCAGTTCGCGCTTTACGCAGCGATCACCGCTGGTCCGCGGGCGGCAGGCCCGCAGCACTTTGCCCTCACTGCTGAAGACGGATCTCTGCGCGGGCCGTTCGACGCGCTCCTTCGGTCTCCGGCCGTGGGCGGTGCTCAGCAAGAGCTCGGTTCGGCCATTCGGTATCGCTCTGGGCTCACTGACCGGACGCGTGAACTCGCGATCCTGCTCGTCGCCGCGCACCAGCACAGCGCGTTTGAGCGTGACGCGCACGAAGCAATAGCCCGTGCTCTCGGATTCACCGAGGCCGAACTCTTGGCGATTCGCGCGCTCGACGTTTCGGGGTTCGACGAGTGTGATCGGATCATTGGACGGGCCGTGATCGAGCTGCTCGACGGAGACGTCTCGGATGCCACCTGGGCCGCAGCATCCGGCTCCTGTGGAATTGATCGGTTCTTCGATCTCACGGCTCTCGTGGGCTATTACATGACCCTTGCCCTGCAGCTGAGGGTCTTCCGTGTCGAGTGA
- a CDS encoding TetR/AcrR family transcriptional regulator, protein MVERVIRTRDAERTQAELLAVATEVFAESGYSGARVDEIAERTRTTKRMIYYYFGGKEGLYLAVLEKAYRGIREAEQTIRVTELDPVSALRQVAELTYDHHLEHSDFMRLVAIENIHRGRYIKQIESLRSVSRPALSLLDDMLQRGRAEGSVRDDVEPLDVHMLISSYCVFQVANQHTFGYLFDLDMLSDEWRDRHRNMLGDIVVSWLTSGVPGAPV, encoded by the coding sequence GTGGTGGAGCGGGTCATAAGAACCAGAGACGCGGAGCGCACGCAGGCGGAGTTGCTCGCTGTCGCGACCGAGGTGTTTGCGGAGTCAGGGTACTCCGGCGCGCGCGTCGACGAGATCGCCGAGCGCACGCGCACGACGAAGCGGATGATCTACTACTACTTCGGTGGGAAAGAGGGACTCTATCTCGCCGTGCTTGAGAAGGCGTACCGGGGCATCCGCGAGGCCGAGCAGACGATTCGCGTCACCGAGCTTGACCCGGTGAGTGCTCTGCGCCAGGTTGCCGAGCTCACCTACGACCACCACCTCGAGCACAGCGACTTCATGAGACTCGTCGCCATCGAGAACATTCACCGCGGACGATACATCAAGCAGATTGAGTCGCTGCGCAGCGTGAGCAGGCCGGCGCTCTCGCTGCTCGACGATATGCTCCAGCGGGGGCGCGCGGAGGGTTCGGTGCGCGATGATGTCGAGCCGCTTGATGTGCACATGCTGATCAGCTCGTACTGTGTCTTCCAGGTCGCGAATCAGCACACCTTCGGGTACCTGTTCGACCTCGACATGCTCTCGGACGAGTGGCGGGACCGGCACCGCAACATGCTGGGCGACATTGTGGTGTCGTGGCTGACGTCCGGCGTGCCGGGCGCTCCAGTGTGA
- a CDS encoding fumarylacetoacetate hydrolase family protein: MKLITFNGGHVGRLELEEGVVIELDVPSTREYFERGGQVTETGERLAYSDVTLEAPIRPKKFFHTAGNFADHHNELTAVDWSHPVHKGIVFFQNVDAINDPGGDIVYPEGLTRELDYELELGIIIGKSGKFFGPDEAEDYIAGFTVFNDITARDIQRKEMESGVFSFSKGIDTFCPIGPWIVTKDEVPDMHELPMQLRVNGDVRQQGNTNQTRIKFPHLVAYHSPQIYSAGDIITTGTISGVAAVQPNPFDFYLKPGDEIEAEITGVGTLRNRVISWEDRYGEPAPQRVDW, translated from the coding sequence ATGAAGCTCATCACCTTCAACGGCGGCCACGTCGGCCGCCTGGAACTCGAAGAAGGCGTCGTCATCGAACTCGACGTGCCCTCCACCCGCGAGTACTTCGAACGGGGCGGCCAGGTCACCGAGACCGGCGAGCGCCTCGCCTATTCCGACGTCACACTCGAGGCGCCGATCCGCCCGAAGAAGTTCTTCCACACCGCAGGCAACTTCGCCGACCATCACAACGAGCTCACGGCTGTTGACTGGTCACACCCCGTGCACAAGGGCATCGTGTTCTTCCAGAACGTCGACGCCATCAACGACCCGGGCGGCGACATCGTCTACCCCGAAGGTCTGACGAGGGAACTTGACTACGAGCTTGAGCTGGGCATCATCATTGGCAAGTCAGGCAAGTTCTTCGGCCCCGACGAGGCCGAAGACTACATTGCCGGCTTCACCGTGTTCAACGACATCACCGCGCGCGACATCCAGCGCAAGGAGATGGAGTCGGGGGTCTTCTCGTTCAGCAAGGGGATCGACACGTTCTGTCCCATCGGTCCGTGGATTGTGACGAAAGACGAAGTACCCGACATGCACGAGCTGCCGATGCAGCTCCGCGTCAACGGCGACGTGCGCCAACAGGGCAACACAAACCAGACGCGCATCAAGTTCCCGCACTTGGTCGCGTACCACTCCCCGCAGATCTACAGCGCCGGCGACATCATCACGACCGGGACGATCTCCGGCGTGGCCGCCGTGCAGCCCAACCCGTTCGACTTCTACCTGAAGCCGGGTGACGAGATCGAAGCAGAGATCACCGGGGTCGGCACCCTCCGCAATCGTGTCATCAGCTGGGAGGACCGCTACGGCGAGCCGGCCCCGCAGCGCGTGGACTGGTGA
- a CDS encoding fumarylacetoacetate hydrolase family protein: MKLANLNGRAVLITEDGAVDVADASNGRFGSDPQSLFDEWAAFAEWAATTASGTTHGAAAAVAFDAQSLGAPVPRPRQVFAIGLNYAEHAAEAGYPPDTMPVTFTKFSSSIVGPDTVVELPDGHVDWEVELVIVIGRDAHKVDRESAWDHIAGLTIGQDISERITQLQGSAPQFSLGKSFPGFGPTGPWLVTPDELPDRDDLAISCSLSGESMQSSRTSMMLYDVPELLVRISAVCPLLPGDIIFSGTPSGIGNRRTPQRFIQPDDVLVSEIEGIGALTTRFTAGA, translated from the coding sequence GTGAAGCTCGCAAACCTCAACGGTCGCGCCGTCCTCATCACCGAGGACGGCGCGGTCGACGTCGCGGATGCGTCGAACGGACGGTTTGGCTCCGACCCGCAGTCGCTGTTCGATGAGTGGGCCGCATTTGCTGAATGGGCTGCCACGACTGCATCGGGGACGACGCACGGAGCGGCTGCGGCCGTCGCGTTCGATGCGCAGTCCCTCGGTGCACCCGTCCCGCGTCCGCGCCAAGTGTTCGCAATCGGGCTCAACTACGCCGAGCACGCAGCCGAGGCGGGATACCCGCCAGACACGATGCCAGTGACGTTCACAAAGTTCTCCAGCAGCATCGTCGGCCCCGACACCGTTGTCGAACTGCCAGATGGACACGTCGACTGGGAGGTCGAGCTTGTCATCGTTATCGGCCGCGATGCGCACAAGGTCGATCGCGAGAGCGCCTGGGATCACATCGCCGGGCTGACGATCGGCCAGGACATTTCCGAGCGCATCACGCAGTTGCAGGGATCGGCCCCGCAGTTCAGCCTCGGAAAGTCGTTCCCCGGCTTCGGGCCGACCGGGCCGTGGCTCGTCACCCCCGACGAGCTCCCCGACCGCGATGACCTCGCGATCTCGTGCAGCCTGTCGGGCGAAAGCATGCAATCATCGCGGACGTCGATGATGCTCTACGACGTTCCTGAGCTGCTCGTGCGTATCTCCGCCGTCTGTCCCCTGCTGCCCGGCGACATCATCTTCTCGGGCACACCATCCGGCATCGGCAACCGCCGCACACCCCAGCGCTTCATTCAGCCCGACGACGTCCTGGTCAGCGAGATCGAGGGCATCGGTGCCCTGACCACACGCTTCACCGCCGGCGCCTGA
- a CDS encoding nucleoside hydrolase: MARQRWRVIIDNDFAGDPDGLASLAHLLVSDEIHIELVTSSPVDPHLAGLVGMDASTSAARGTALASELITIASGSQPPVVVGAESFAPELRTTAAAAAIAELCMADTDSALTILCGGPLINIAAAIALEPKICSRATLAWIGGSTDSSFEYNRDTDAASAAFVFSSGIPITQVTREAYEQLRVSTTEVEHDLAGASPVGAWVAERLLDVPPFVTLHGALTLGDSALASVIALDPRFDPTVAGDPAAPPLRRQITAIDTRLMWADFLAKLRLHGAAEVPA; the protein is encoded by the coding sequence ATGGCACGGCAGCGCTGGCGGGTCATCATCGACAACGACTTCGCCGGCGACCCCGACGGGCTCGCGTCGCTCGCGCACCTCCTCGTGAGCGACGAGATCCACATCGAGCTCGTCACGAGTTCACCCGTTGATCCGCACCTCGCCGGCCTCGTCGGCATGGACGCCTCGACGTCGGCGGCCCGCGGTACGGCACTCGCGAGCGAGCTCATCACGATCGCCAGTGGGTCGCAGCCGCCCGTCGTGGTCGGCGCCGAAAGCTTTGCTCCCGAGTTGCGCACTACGGCGGCCGCGGCCGCCATCGCGGAGCTCTGCATGGCCGACACCGATTCTGCGCTCACGATTCTGTGCGGCGGCCCGCTCATCAATATCGCCGCAGCCATCGCGCTCGAACCGAAGATCTGCTCACGTGCAACTCTGGCGTGGATCGGTGGCAGTACGGATAGTTCGTTCGAGTACAACCGCGACACGGATGCTGCTTCCGCCGCTTTCGTGTTCTCGTCGGGAATACCGATCACGCAGGTGACCCGAGAAGCGTACGAGCAGCTGCGGGTTTCAACTACGGAGGTTGAGCATGATCTCGCGGGTGCGTCACCAGTCGGCGCGTGGGTGGCCGAGCGACTGCTCGACGTACCCCCATTCGTGACGCTGCACGGAGCGCTCACGCTTGGCGACAGCGCCCTCGCTTCAGTGATCGCACTCGACCCCCGCTTCGATCCGACGGTCGCCGGCGACCCGGCTGCGCCGCCCCTGCGACGCCAGATCACCGCGATCGATACTCGACTGATGTGGGCCGACTTCCTCGCCAAGCTGCGACTGCATGGCGCAGCCGAGGTACCTGCATGA
- a CDS encoding SDR family NAD(P)-dependent oxidoreductase, which yields MTEYNPQIFPRFAGKTVLVTGAGTGFGAEVAVRAAQEGARIAVHYRSSRAGAERTLKRVREAGSDGILVQADIGSWDAIKQMADEVFEAFGVLDVLVNNVGDVSSDQMGWDELTQEALDAVIDVDVKGTLLMTHEFGERMLAQGHGNIVQVGSTVVVRGSARAPQYAAAKYAILGITKSYAKAFAPAVRVNTFAPGFMETERLLNREDWKNGRREVLLSQTPMGIIPPPEFVTGACLWLATDEAAHLTGGYMLADGGFNMVGA from the coding sequence ATGACCGAGTACAACCCGCAGATCTTCCCGCGGTTCGCCGGTAAGACCGTGCTCGTGACCGGTGCCGGAACTGGTTTCGGCGCCGAAGTCGCCGTACGCGCCGCGCAAGAAGGTGCACGGATCGCCGTGCATTACCGGTCCTCGCGCGCTGGCGCCGAGCGAACGCTCAAGCGCGTTCGCGAAGCAGGGAGCGATGGCATCCTCGTGCAGGCCGACATCGGATCGTGGGACGCGATCAAGCAGATGGCCGACGAGGTGTTCGAGGCATTCGGCGTGCTCGACGTGCTCGTCAACAACGTCGGAGACGTCTCGAGTGACCAGATGGGCTGGGACGAGCTGACGCAGGAGGCGCTCGACGCCGTCATCGACGTCGACGTCAAGGGCACACTGCTCATGACGCACGAATTCGGTGAACGGATGCTGGCGCAGGGGCACGGCAACATCGTGCAAGTCGGCTCGACCGTCGTCGTTCGCGGCAGCGCGCGCGCACCGCAGTATGCGGCGGCAAAGTATGCAATTCTCGGCATCACCAAGTCCTACGCAAAGGCATTCGCACCGGCGGTGCGCGTCAACACGTTCGCCCCCGGCTTCATGGAGACCGAGCGGCTGCTGAACCGCGAGGACTGGAAGAACGGTCGCCGCGAGGTGCTGCTCTCCCAAACTCCGATGGGCATCATCCCGCCCCCCGAGTTTGTCACTGGCGCATGCCTCTGGCTCGCAACTGACGAAGCAGCACATCTGACCGGCGGCTACATGCTCGCCGACGGCGGATTCAACATGGTCGGCGCGTAG